One window of the Methanomassiliicoccaceae archaeon DOK genome contains the following:
- a CDS encoding amino acid permease, whose protein sequence is MSEEDSFVSCQRRPANTLAKSIDWKQGLIIAMGVPILILPSLYDISGSVWAFSIVIWTVSVIQGFLQNMAIGEMAAALEVPGIGACAQRVFNNPQKYKGKKYNLGKFVGAFCAWSYWFTWTPVIPIFTITAGAYLQEFIEPLAGVNSTLLNLVLGFIIFSLITFFGSKGLSGGAKFGLVLAAITIIPLVVVVLIPFFNGAFDTQVIVDEFLPPEWGWSIHDIFVMFGAFAVAQWSACAWESTATYGAEYKDPGKNLPKALISCGLVCLVIYFLVSLSVFGTLGMEGINEYGYATLVPIAIIDFGDVGSWIALILLVAGMVMLIQTAFLGSSRTLHCMSQHGNMPKFISHTNKNDAPIYAMLFQFVVGMCMIPLGSPAMILAASSFGFCIALGFAMMSFIKFRREDRWKEIRDKREYIAPKGWYYVAWAIMIYQFFILIPGCAVYSIAIYGYQSVILGAIILLVYVPIWFILHRNDDPNDTTEEDYSSG, encoded by the coding sequence ATGTCAGAAGAAGATAGTTTCGTGTCATGCCAGAGGAGGCCGGCGAACACCCTCGCCAAGTCGATCGACTGGAAGCAGGGTCTCATCATCGCCATGGGTGTGCCCATCCTGATCCTTCCCTCTCTGTACGACATCTCAGGCTCGGTCTGGGCGTTCAGTATCGTCATCTGGACGGTGTCGGTCATCCAGGGTTTCCTCCAGAACATGGCCATCGGAGAAATGGCCGCGGCACTAGAGGTGCCCGGTATCGGTGCGTGTGCACAGAGGGTTTTCAACAATCCTCAGAAGTACAAGGGTAAGAAGTACAACCTCGGAAAGTTCGTAGGTGCGTTCTGCGCCTGGTCCTACTGGTTCACCTGGACCCCCGTCATCCCGATCTTCACCATCACCGCGGGAGCCTACCTCCAGGAGTTCATCGAGCCTCTGGCGGGCGTCAACTCGACCCTGCTCAACCTCGTGCTCGGATTCATCATATTCTCACTCATCACGTTCTTCGGTTCCAAGGGTCTCTCCGGAGGAGCCAAGTTCGGTCTCGTCCTCGCCGCGATCACGATCATTCCGCTGGTCGTCGTCGTCCTCATCCCGTTCTTCAACGGAGCGTTCGACACCCAGGTCATCGTCGACGAGTTCCTTCCCCCGGAGTGGGGCTGGTCCATCCATGACATCTTCGTGATGTTCGGTGCCTTCGCCGTCGCCCAGTGGAGCGCTTGCGCCTGGGAGTCGACAGCCACGTACGGTGCCGAGTACAAGGACCCCGGAAAGAACCTGCCCAAGGCACTCATCAGCTGCGGACTGGTCTGTCTGGTCATCTACTTCCTCGTCTCGCTGTCCGTGTTCGGAACCCTCGGAATGGAGGGAATCAACGAGTACGGCTACGCCACCCTGGTGCCCATCGCCATCATCGACTTCGGCGACGTCGGTTCCTGGATCGCTCTGATCCTGCTGGTCGCCGGAATGGTCATGCTGATCCAGACCGCGTTCCTCGGATCCTCCAGGACGCTGCACTGCATGTCGCAGCACGGCAACATGCCCAAGTTCATCAGCCACACCAACAAGAACGACGCTCCCATCTACGCCATGCTCTTCCAGTTCGTGGTCGGTATGTGCATGATCCCCCTGGGAAGCCCCGCCATGATTCTGGCCGCCTCCTCGTTCGGATTCTGCATCGCCCTCGGATTCGCCATGATGAGTTTCATCAAGTTCAGGCGCGAGGACCGCTGGAAGGAGATCAGGGACAAGAGGGAGTACATAGCACCGAAGGGATGGTACTACGTCGCATGGGCCATCATGATCTACCAGTTCTTCATCCTGATCCCCGGATGCGCTGTATACAGCATCGCAATCTACGGATATCAGTCTGTGATCCTGGGTGCGATCATCCTGTTGGTTTATGTACCAATTTGGTTTATACTCCACCGCAACGACGATCCCAACGACACCACAGAAGAGGACTACTCGTCTGGATGA
- the mtnP gene encoding S-methyl-5'-thioadenosine phosphorylase codes for MPEIAIIGGTGIYNPDTFETIEEVFPDTPYGKPSDPILVGRINGVEVAFLYRHGKRHQYPPTNVPYRANMWALKELGCKYIISACAVGSLQEQFVPGDLVIADQFIDFTKRRDYTYFDDSAVHISIPDPFCPYLNGIFAETAEEMGIRYHRGGTYLCIEGPRFSTRAESNMFRQFADIIGMTVVPECQLARELGLCYCSLATITDYDVWKDEPVDIAMVNRTMSECLAKVLTLLERGLPKIGDGCSECIEAAKGAGAL; via the coding sequence ATGCCAGAAATCGCAATCATCGGCGGCACGGGGATCTACAACCCCGACACCTTCGAGACCATCGAGGAGGTCTTCCCCGACACACCCTACGGGAAGCCCTCGGACCCCATCCTCGTCGGAAGGATCAACGGTGTGGAGGTCGCGTTCCTCTACCGCCACGGCAAGAGGCACCAGTACCCTCCGACCAACGTCCCCTACAGGGCCAACATGTGGGCGCTGAAGGAGCTCGGCTGCAAGTACATCATCTCAGCCTGCGCCGTCGGGTCCCTGCAGGAGCAGTTCGTCCCCGGGGACCTGGTCATCGCGGACCAGTTCATCGACTTCACCAAGAGGAGGGACTACACCTACTTCGACGACAGCGCGGTGCACATCTCCATCCCCGACCCCTTCTGCCCCTACCTGAACGGGATCTTCGCCGAGACCGCGGAGGAGATGGGCATCAGGTACCACAGAGGCGGAACATACCTGTGCATCGAGGGCCCCAGGTTCTCCACCAGGGCCGAGAGCAACATGTTCAGGCAGTTCGCCGACATCATCGGCATGACCGTCGTCCCCGAATGCCAGCTGGCCAGGGAGCTCGGCCTCTGCTACTGCAGCCTCGCCACCATCACAGACTACGACGTGTGGAAGGACGAGCCCGTGGACATCGCCATGGTCAACAGGACCATGTCCGAGTGCCTCGCCAAGGTCCTCACCCTCCTCGAGAGGGGCCTGCCCAAGATCGGGGACGGGTGCTCCGAGTGCATCGAGGCGGCCAAGGGCGCCGGGGCGCTCTGA
- a CDS encoding aminopeptidase, producing MKKTKGQTLAEDILSNPKSLPEKDPKLLEKAAEFCEGYKAFLANKTEREVIDYVLPILKDRGYTEYVRGTKYKAGAKFYKVNRSKTIMMCTKGKKPVSEGIRVCVAHIDSPRLDFKPHPLFQDADMAFFKTHYYGGIKKYQWTTIPLSIRGVVHTSDGKTVKVRIGEEDDEPSFLITDLLPHLAQNQMRKNASEVVEGEQLNLLLGSWPYDDEKVKDRVKLAIMQILNEKYGIREDDFETAELCAVPAFKARDLGFDRSMVAGYGQDDSSCAYAQFMAELDVKDPEYTTMTIFADKEETGSDGVTGMRSFFFRDFVEDLAQDEGCEVRHVLQNSVCLSCDVSAAFDPAYPDVQERNNCCYLNHGPCIAKYDGARGKYSTNDASAEMMDYVIGIFRDAGVTWQIGELGKIDLGGGGTIASEISVHDIDTVDIGVPVLSMHAPVEVTAKADVYMLYKAVLALYNSKKAKAF from the coding sequence GTGAAGAAGACCAAAGGCCAGACGCTGGCCGAAGACATCCTGTCCAACCCCAAGAGCCTCCCCGAGAAGGACCCGAAGCTCCTGGAGAAGGCCGCGGAGTTCTGCGAGGGGTACAAGGCGTTCCTCGCCAACAAGACCGAGCGCGAGGTCATAGACTACGTCCTGCCCATCCTGAAAGACCGCGGGTACACCGAGTACGTCCGCGGAACGAAGTACAAGGCGGGCGCCAAGTTCTACAAGGTCAACCGCAGCAAGACCATCATGATGTGCACCAAGGGAAAGAAACCGGTGTCCGAGGGCATCCGCGTGTGCGTGGCGCACATCGACAGCCCCAGGCTGGACTTCAAGCCCCACCCGCTGTTCCAGGACGCGGACATGGCGTTCTTTAAGACCCACTACTACGGGGGCATCAAGAAGTACCAGTGGACCACCATCCCACTTTCCATAAGGGGTGTGGTGCACACCTCCGACGGGAAGACGGTGAAGGTCAGGATCGGCGAGGAGGACGACGAGCCGTCGTTCCTGATCACCGACCTGCTCCCGCACCTGGCGCAGAACCAGATGAGGAAGAACGCCTCCGAAGTCGTGGAGGGGGAGCAGCTGAACCTGCTGCTGGGATCCTGGCCCTACGACGACGAGAAGGTGAAGGACAGGGTGAAACTTGCCATCATGCAGATCCTGAACGAGAAGTACGGCATCAGGGAGGACGACTTCGAGACCGCGGAGCTCTGCGCGGTACCGGCGTTCAAGGCGAGGGACCTGGGCTTCGACAGATCGATGGTCGCGGGCTACGGGCAGGACGACAGCTCCTGCGCCTACGCCCAGTTCATGGCCGAGCTCGACGTGAAAGACCCGGAGTACACCACCATGACGATCTTCGCCGACAAGGAGGAGACCGGCTCCGACGGCGTGACCGGCATGAGGTCGTTCTTCTTCAGGGACTTCGTGGAGGACCTGGCGCAGGATGAGGGATGCGAGGTCAGGCACGTGCTGCAGAACTCCGTCTGCCTGTCGTGCGACGTGAGCGCGGCGTTCGACCCTGCCTACCCGGACGTGCAGGAGAGGAACAACTGCTGCTACCTGAACCACGGCCCGTGCATCGCGAAGTACGACGGCGCCAGGGGCAAGTACAGCACCAACGACGCCTCTGCGGAGATGATGGACTACGTCATCGGCATCTTCAGGGACGCCGGCGTGACGTGGCAGATCGGAGAGCTGGGGAAGATTGACCTGGGCGGAGGAGGCACCATCGCCTCGGAGATCTCGGTGCACGACATCGACACCGTGGACATCGGTGTGCCTGTGCTGTCCATGCACGCGCCCGTGGAGGTCACCGCCAAGGCGGACGTGTACATGCTCTACAAAGCAGTGCTGGCACTGTACAATTCCAAGAAGGCCAAGGCCTTCTGA
- a CDS encoding zinc-ribbon domain-containing protein, which yields MAKLSTASIILLAISVASVAVTIIGLVYGFPFLALFLCFPGLATFGVFRKVEDEPGSGAFCPECGSVVNPDDAFCRSCGRNLR from the coding sequence ATGGCGAAGCTGAGCACCGCCAGCATCATCCTGCTGGCCATATCCGTGGCGTCCGTGGCCGTTACGATCATTGGGCTGGTCTACGGGTTCCCCTTTCTGGCACTGTTCCTCTGCTTCCCCGGACTGGCCACCTTCGGCGTGTTCAGGAAGGTCGAGGACGAGCCCGGCAGCGGGGCGTTCTGTCCGGAGTGCGGTTCCGTCGTGAATCCCGACGATGCGTTCTGCAGGTCCTGCGGAAGGAACCTGAGATGA
- a CDS encoding zinc-ribbon domain-containing protein encodes MSPGSMKALGLILMILGVVVFLAMPFMIIYHGPVWTGLVFVFTSVVAAGAVLFGRGNVDSRSAAIPDPPKAAEQVVTDLPKPESDPGEGNGYCPNCGAPLSIKDTYCGVCGRRLRWRS; translated from the coding sequence ATGAGCCCCGGGTCGATGAAGGCCCTGGGTCTGATCCTCATGATCCTCGGCGTGGTCGTGTTCCTCGCCATGCCCTTCATGATTATCTACCACGGGCCGGTCTGGACCGGGCTGGTGTTCGTGTTCACCTCTGTGGTGGCCGCCGGCGCCGTCCTTTTCGGAAGGGGCAACGTGGACTCCCGTTCCGCGGCGATTCCCGATCCGCCCAAGGCGGCGGAACAAGTCGTCACCGACCTTCCCAAGCCGGAGTCAGATCCCGGCGAGGGCAACGGATACTGCCCCAACTGCGGCGCGCCTCTGTCCATCAAGGACACGTATTGCGGTGTCTGCGGCAGGAGGCTCCGATGGCGAAGCTGA